A single Pedobacter sp. PACM 27299 DNA region contains:
- a CDS encoding DUF4983 domain-containing protein: MRKYINTNKVFAFFGMALLLASTFTACKKYPNPAPYFEEYGELEVKSSRRILLISIDGTDGGELQKIAPTNIMSLIKTGKYSFNRGPELVSTQASTWASMLTGASSTKHGISDNSYRPVSEPGKEHTAPPYFPNMVARILDIKPELKTAAITSDAALNKYLIEADHRVLAANDGVIKDSTLAILTNENPNLVIASFKDVETAGAAGGYAASVPAYKAAIEKTDTYIGEMVAAIKKRKNYSNEDWLIIVTTNKAGTEANPKAGFIITSNPALKEGMLTKVGFNGMRFGKVGLVGTIKNDNGLYDAGKNKDFTVQVQMKFNVITTYPRFLSKGTPLVSDAITGWTMLQNDGSTWAVIFGGKAAGGNGKRQLVGTSVAGGGWHTLTFTVKTVGATRIATVFTDGIPGQTLDITNTIDLSSPTTPLSIGGVEASTSSNSDFYAADLQYFNVALDPAVIKANVALKDVTQHPNYSNLVGYWPFDDGGGAVVANKAPIGFNLNIAGPSSWAALGNDIPVSRAPQTISGVSIVPTSPDVASLCLYWLKIPIKDEWKMDGNPWISNYEIEFLKKIN, from the coding sequence ATGAGGAAATATATAAATACAAACAAGGTTTTTGCCTTTTTCGGAATGGCTTTACTGCTGGCCAGCACTTTTACTGCCTGCAAGAAATATCCAAATCCTGCACCTTATTTTGAAGAGTATGGAGAGCTTGAGGTGAAATCCTCGAGAAGGATCCTGCTCATCAGTATTGATGGAACAGATGGTGGGGAACTACAAAAGATAGCCCCAACAAATATCATGAGCCTGATTAAAACAGGAAAGTATAGTTTTAACAGGGGGCCGGAATTGGTCTCTACACAGGCTTCGACTTGGGCAAGTATGCTGACCGGTGCTTCAAGTACCAAGCATGGCATCTCTGATAACAGCTACAGACCAGTATCTGAACCAGGTAAGGAACATACTGCGCCACCATATTTTCCAAATATGGTGGCGAGAATCCTGGATATTAAACCAGAATTGAAAACAGCAGCCATTACTTCTGATGCGGCATTAAATAAATACCTGATTGAAGCGGATCATCGCGTGTTAGCGGCTAATGATGGAGTGATTAAGGATTCTACGCTAGCGATTTTAACCAACGAGAATCCAAATTTGGTGATCGCAAGCTTTAAAGATGTGGAGACCGCAGGTGCTGCAGGAGGATATGCTGCAAGTGTACCTGCGTATAAGGCGGCAATTGAGAAAACCGATACTTATATCGGTGAAATGGTGGCTGCGATAAAAAAGAGGAAGAACTACAGTAATGAAGATTGGCTGATTATTGTGACGACCAATAAAGCTGGAACTGAAGCGAATCCAAAAGCAGGATTTATCATTACTTCAAACCCGGCTTTGAAAGAGGGAATGTTAACAAAAGTGGGTTTCAATGGAATGAGATTTGGCAAAGTAGGTTTAGTTGGAACGATAAAAAATGACAATGGCCTTTATGATGCAGGTAAAAACAAGGACTTCACGGTACAGGTACAGATGAAGTTTAATGTGATTACTACCTATCCTAGATTTCTTTCGAAAGGCACGCCATTGGTAAGTGATGCCATTACTGGCTGGACCATGCTACAGAATGATGGCAGTACCTGGGCAGTAATTTTTGGAGGAAAAGCTGCTGGTGGAAATGGGAAAAGACAACTGGTTGGTACTTCTGTAGCAGGTGGGGGCTGGCATACTTTAACCTTTACGGTAAAAACTGTAGGCGCTACCAGGATTGCTACTGTGTTTACAGATGGGATCCCTGGACAAACTTTGGATATCACCAATACTATCGACCTGAGCAGTCCTACTACACCATTGAGCATAGGTGGGGTAGAAGCTTCAACCAGCAGCAACTCTGATTTTTATGCCGCAGATCTGCAGTATTTTAATGTGGCTTTGGATCCTGCTGTCATTAAAGCAAATGTTGCGCTGAAAGACGTCACTCAACATCCTAACTACAGTAACTTGGTAGGATACTGGCCATTTGATGATGGTGGCGGTGCAGTGGTTGCGAATAAAGCACCTATCGGTTTTAACCTGAATATTGCAGGACCTAGCAGTTGGGCTGCTTTAGGGAATGACATCCCAGTGAGCAGAGCCCCGCAAACCATTAGCGGCGTGTCTATTGTGCCAACTAGTCCGGATGTGGCTTCTCTTTGCCTTTATTGGTTGAAAATTCCAATCAAAGACGAATGGAAAATGGACGGAAATCCATGGATTTCAAACTATGAGATTGAATTCCTGAAAAAAATTAATTAA
- a CDS encoding discoidin domain-containing protein has translation MTVASCKKSSVAPIGPVEPPVVEVVEDPNYEIVANTVTVSAVLNGAKFNWVNEAKKPVYLKFKYVQDALPKEVVIATSSDAAGTATIPIAALTTFNVSVTNVGGQAVSTRTMAILPLLNPETKLAKTGWHASASSEINDEDNEFNGAENIVDDVTVISKSSSSPSFWQTDYNADPMLIYPHWLIVDMKTAEKITKIGLNAHTDKNQGFNTFRIEGSVDGVDFDDIGGSLKNFAPAVTSEQLYSVVTPVPIRYVKITLISGSDYPCLANFEAYVRK, from the coding sequence ATGACGGTTGCGTCATGTAAAAAGAGTAGTGTGGCTCCGATTGGGCCGGTAGAGCCACCAGTAGTCGAAGTAGTGGAAGATCCAAATTATGAGATAGTGGCTAATACTGTTACGGTGTCCGCAGTATTGAACGGCGCAAAATTTAACTGGGTAAATGAGGCTAAAAAACCAGTATATCTTAAATTTAAATATGTGCAGGATGCTTTGCCTAAGGAAGTGGTTATAGCCACAAGTTCGGATGCAGCTGGTACAGCAACCATTCCAATAGCGGCTTTAACGACTTTTAATGTGTCTGTAACTAATGTTGGCGGGCAAGCGGTGAGTACCAGAACTATGGCTATTCTTCCTTTGTTAAACCCCGAAACAAAATTGGCCAAAACGGGCTGGCATGCAAGTGCTTCCAGTGAAATCAATGATGAAGACAATGAGTTTAATGGGGCAGAAAATATTGTGGATGATGTGACTGTGATCAGTAAATCGTCTTCCAGCCCATCTTTCTGGCAAACAGATTATAATGCAGATCCGATGCTGATTTACCCGCATTGGTTGATCGTAGATATGAAAACGGCAGAGAAGATTACTAAAATTGGTCTGAATGCACATACCGATAAAAATCAAGGTTTCAATACCTTTAGAATTGAAGGCAGTGTGGATGGTGTTGACTTCGATGATATTGGGGGTTCACTAAAGAATTTTGCACCAGCAGTAACCTCAGAACAATTGTATTCAGTAGTGACTCCAGTGCCAATCAGATACGTAAAAATCACTTTAATTAGTGGTTCTGATTATCCTTGTTTGGCCAACTTTGAAGCCTACGTAAGAAAATAG
- a CDS encoding beta-N-acetylglucosaminidase domain-containing protein: MLNFKRRLIPIFLCVLTQVSFAQELPRITVYPKPHELLTEPGSFSLEQALYVKPGTLNPELQSFLSNVLKMDGGKKALPLTVLKSKSPVQRSGAYQLIINKEGIKIIATDDRGVFYAAQTLIQMTKGKTSVPYVKVTDYPDVPFRGTVEGFYGEPWTQQDRIAQLRFYGQLKLNTYIYGPKDDPYHSSPNWRLHYPEKEEAEIKQLVQEAKKNYVDFVWAIHPGKDIKWNLEDSTAVLKKFEMMYGLGVRSFAVFFDDISGVGTDAAKQAGLLNYIQYQFVNKKKDVTPLIMCPTEYNKSWSDPKPGTYLDILGEKLDPAIHIMWTGNTVVADISKEGLEWVNKRIRRPAFVWWNFPVSDYVRDHLLMGPSYGIDTDAQQDMSGFVSNPMDKAEPSKTAIFGVAGYTWNMKNYDPEQAWLASHRYIMPEAAEAFQLFNAHNSDPGANGHRYRRTESVEIKPYTLAFLKSLSEGGYSIADAQRLKKEFEGMIAAARDIPLKSQNKRLVEQISPWLQQFDLLGRAGIAVMGLAEDWNNKSFAAAWGKYLQTERYLDEMTDLDKRMNLNPYQPGVKTGSLVMTPFVKSVLLMIGQQMAQGNRLAAVKATASHQEQTTLFSNAAKLKSQPLQIGNQSVAIAPILENIILKSEEYFGLRLHPNLTPLALQFNLESASLGAWGMFESSADGINWKSFPVKEKKGNGKASQLGNAGGQYIRFRNQSDQAQNFYLKLFKLDVKTKNETDNGVYVLDGNLATFSTFSKNEPGMLHLPKDFQEADLRWLLRLNGQSVTVFSKDKRGKELVIYQGDSDLIKIEKSALKNIDTLYFETDSAEPLRIYEITKY; the protein is encoded by the coding sequence ATGCTAAACTTTAAAAGACGACTGATCCCTATTTTTTTATGTGTACTTACTCAAGTGTCTTTCGCACAAGAGCTGCCGCGGATAACGGTATATCCTAAGCCCCATGAATTGCTGACGGAACCTGGATCATTTTCATTGGAACAAGCACTGTATGTGAAACCTGGAACTTTAAATCCAGAACTGCAAAGCTTTTTAAGCAATGTGCTCAAGATGGACGGTGGAAAAAAAGCATTGCCATTAACGGTTTTGAAAAGTAAATCTCCGGTGCAGCGTTCAGGTGCTTATCAATTGATCATCAATAAAGAAGGCATTAAGATCATTGCTACGGATGACCGGGGCGTATTTTATGCCGCACAGACTTTAATCCAAATGACTAAGGGTAAAACTTCAGTTCCTTATGTAAAAGTTACTGATTATCCGGATGTTCCTTTTCGCGGTACAGTAGAAGGCTTTTATGGAGAGCCCTGGACACAGCAGGATAGAATTGCGCAGCTGCGTTTTTATGGTCAGCTGAAATTGAATACCTATATCTATGGTCCTAAAGATGACCCTTATCATTCTTCACCAAACTGGAGGTTACATTATCCGGAAAAGGAAGAGGCAGAAATTAAGCAATTGGTACAGGAGGCAAAAAAGAATTATGTAGATTTTGTATGGGCCATTCACCCTGGGAAAGACATCAAATGGAACCTGGAAGACAGTACAGCGGTGCTTAAAAAGTTTGAAATGATGTACGGATTAGGGGTTCGCTCTTTTGCAGTATTCTTTGATGACATTTCTGGTGTGGGTACTGATGCGGCCAAACAAGCGGGCCTATTGAATTATATCCAGTACCAGTTTGTGAACAAGAAAAAGGATGTGACGCCATTGATCATGTGCCCTACAGAATATAATAAAAGTTGGTCTGATCCGAAGCCAGGTACCTACCTTGATATTTTAGGCGAAAAGTTGGATCCGGCCATCCATATTATGTGGACAGGGAATACCGTAGTCGCTGATATTTCGAAGGAAGGCTTGGAATGGGTCAATAAACGCATTCGCAGACCTGCATTCGTATGGTGGAATTTCCCGGTTAGTGATTATGTGCGTGACCATTTATTAATGGGGCCATCCTATGGAATTGATACTGATGCCCAGCAGGATATGTCTGGTTTCGTCTCTAATCCGATGGATAAAGCGGAGCCTTCGAAGACTGCTATATTTGGCGTAGCAGGTTATACTTGGAACATGAAGAATTATGATCCGGAACAGGCATGGCTGGCTTCTCACCGTTACATCATGCCGGAGGCGGCAGAAGCTTTCCAATTGTTTAATGCCCATAATAGTGATCCGGGAGCCAATGGCCACCGTTATAGAAGGACAGAGTCTGTAGAAATCAAGCCTTATACCCTTGCTTTTCTGAAGTCGCTGAGTGAAGGAGGGTATTCGATTGCCGATGCACAGCGCCTTAAAAAAGAATTTGAGGGGATGATTGCTGCAGCTAGAGATATTCCCTTAAAGAGCCAGAATAAAAGGTTAGTGGAGCAGATTAGCCCATGGCTTCAGCAATTTGATTTACTGGGAAGAGCGGGGATTGCAGTAATGGGTTTAGCGGAAGACTGGAACAATAAATCCTTTGCTGCGGCCTGGGGTAAATACCTGCAGACTGAGCGGTATCTGGATGAAATGACTGACCTGGATAAAAGGATGAACTTGAATCCTTATCAGCCAGGCGTTAAAACAGGCTCCCTGGTGATGACCCCTTTTGTAAAGTCGGTCTTACTGATGATTGGTCAGCAAATGGCTCAGGGGAATAGGTTGGCTGCTGTGAAAGCTACGGCTAGTCATCAGGAACAGACTACGCTGTTCAGTAATGCGGCCAAATTGAAAAGTCAACCGTTACAGATTGGCAATCAAAGCGTAGCTATTGCGCCGATCTTGGAAAACATTATCTTGAAGTCTGAGGAGTATTTCGGCTTACGTTTGCACCCGAATTTAACACCTTTGGCTTTACAGTTTAACCTGGAATCGGCTTCGCTTGGTGCCTGGGGGATGTTTGAAAGTTCTGCTGATGGCATCAACTGGAAATCATTCCCTGTGAAAGAGAAAAAAGGGAATGGTAAGGCAAGTCAGCTTGGTAATGCGGGAGGACAGTATATTCGCTTTAGAAATCAATCTGATCAGGCACAGAATTTTTACCTCAAATTGTTTAAATTGGACGTGAAGACGAAGAATGAAACAGACAATGGAGTGTATGTATTAGATGGAAATTTAGCAACTTTTAGTACTTTTTCTAAGAATGAACCGGGAATGCTGCATTTACCAAAAGATTTTCAGGAAGCTGATTTAAGATGGTTACTGCGTCTGAACGGGCAATCTGTAACCGTCTTTTCAAAAGATAAGCGTGGTAAAGAGTTGGTGATCTATCAGGGTGATTCAGATCTTATTAAAATCGAGAAGTCTGCGTTGAAGAATATAGATACTTTGTACTTTGAAACGGATTCGGCTGAGCCCCTGCGTATTTACGAAATCACTAAATATTAG
- a CDS encoding ExbD/TolR family protein produces MATLNLSQNGRAKKGNARTRKPVPAVDLTAMVDLAFLLITFFMLTTSLSKSQAMDMLKPVIDIPDQPYPASRTVTLVLGKENQIVWYRGEAGKSARVKSNFQQINQVLTEHKKAIANLHGHDPNKFMVVIIKPTEASSYKNFVDVLDEMKIADIKSYLVDDGPLLEPELAALKQLKL; encoded by the coding sequence ATGGCAACTTTAAACCTCTCCCAGAATGGCCGTGCCAAAAAGGGAAATGCAAGAACCCGCAAACCTGTTCCCGCTGTAGACCTGACCGCAATGGTAGACCTGGCCTTTCTTTTAATTACCTTTTTTATGCTGACCACCTCCTTGTCAAAGTCTCAGGCAATGGACATGCTGAAGCCGGTGATTGACATTCCTGATCAGCCTTATCCAGCTTCAAGAACGGTTACCTTAGTTTTGGGGAAGGAGAATCAGATCGTATGGTATCGTGGAGAGGCGGGGAAATCAGCGCGCGTAAAAAGCAATTTTCAGCAAATCAATCAAGTCCTGACTGAGCATAAAAAAGCCATTGCCAATCTTCATGGCCATGATCCGAATAAGTTTATGGTAGTAATCATTAAACCAACGGAGGCTTCCAGCTATAAGAATTTTGTAGATGTATTGGATGAGATGAAGATTGCGGATATCAAATCTTACCTGGTAGATGACGGTCCTTTACTGGAACCCGAGCTTGCTGCGTTAAAGCAGCTGAAGTTATAA
- the metK gene encoding methionine adenosyltransferase produces MSYLFTSESVSEGHPDKIADQISDALIDNFLAFDADSKVACETLVTTGQVILAGEVKSKTYLDVQQIARDVIKKIGYTKSEYMFEANSCGILSAIHEQSQDINQGVDRSSKEEQGAGDQGMMFGYATNETEDYMPLALDLSHKLLQELAELRRENKDITYLRPDAKSQVTLEYDNHNKPVRIDAIVISTQHDDFDEEATMLAKIKSDLVSILIPRIIAKYPQYAHLFNDTIEYHINPTGKFVIGGPHGDTGLTGRKIIVDTYGGKGAHGGGAFSGKDPSKVDRSAAYATRHIAKNLVAAGVAEEILVQVSYAIGVAKPMGIYINTYGTSKVNKTDGEIATIVEGLFDMRPYFIEQRLKLRNPIYSETAAYGHMGRKNETVTKTFRTPYGEEKTVTVELFTWEKLDFVDQVKAAFSL; encoded by the coding sequence ATGTCATATTTATTTACATCAGAATCTGTTTCCGAAGGTCATCCTGATAAAATCGCAGATCAAATCTCCGACGCACTAATTGATAATTTCCTGGCTTTTGATGCAGATTCAAAGGTTGCATGTGAAACTCTTGTTACCACCGGGCAGGTTATTCTTGCTGGTGAGGTTAAATCGAAAACTTATCTTGATGTACAGCAGATTGCACGTGACGTCATCAAAAAAATCGGTTATACCAAAAGTGAGTACATGTTTGAGGCCAACTCTTGCGGAATCCTTTCTGCAATTCATGAACAATCACAAGACATCAACCAAGGTGTAGATAGAAGCAGCAAAGAAGAACAAGGTGCAGGTGATCAGGGAATGATGTTCGGTTACGCAACCAATGAAACTGAAGATTACATGCCTTTAGCATTGGATCTTTCTCATAAACTACTACAGGAACTTGCAGAATTGAGACGCGAGAATAAGGACATCACTTATTTACGCCCGGATGCAAAATCTCAGGTAACCCTTGAATATGATAACCACAATAAACCAGTTCGTATTGATGCTATCGTAATTTCAACTCAACATGACGACTTCGACGAAGAAGCGACCATGCTTGCGAAAATCAAGTCTGACCTGGTATCGATCTTAATTCCAAGAATTATTGCTAAATATCCTCAATACGCACATTTATTTAATGATACAATTGAATACCATATCAACCCAACTGGTAAGTTCGTAATCGGTGGTCCACATGGAGATACTGGCTTAACAGGCCGTAAAATCATTGTAGATACTTACGGTGGTAAAGGTGCTCACGGTGGTGGTGCTTTTTCTGGAAAAGATCCAAGTAAAGTAGATAGAAGTGCGGCTTATGCTACTCGTCACATCGCTAAAAACCTGGTAGCTGCAGGTGTTGCAGAAGAAATTCTGGTACAAGTGAGTTATGCCATTGGTGTAGCAAAGCCGATGGGAATTTACATCAACACTTATGGAACGAGCAAAGTAAACAAAACTGACGGTGAGATTGCTACAATAGTAGAAGGCTTATTCGACATGCGTCCTTACTTCATCGAGCAGCGCTTGAAATTAAGAAATCCTATTTATAGCGAAACTGCTGCTTATGGCCACATGGGTCGTAAAAACGAAACCGTTACTAAAACTTTCAGAACGCCTTATGGAGAAGAAAAAACAGTAACTGTGGAGTTGTTTACTTGGGAGAAACTAGATTTCGTAGATCAGGTGAAAGCTGCTTTCTCTTTGTAG
- a CDS encoding diacylglycerol/lipid kinase family protein, which yields MSKSNILFIINPISGGKDKLKIPALIDAHLDRSKFNANYSFTEYVGHASEIAEEAASKNFDVIVAVGGDGTINEIGTKVMQQNKILGILPFGSGNGLSRFLKIPMNTVQAIKVINDFKVRVIDTARFNDKCFFNMAGMGFDAHISSVFAGNKSRGLSGYLKLGFREMRNYKPQTYHIYIDGQEYVRTAFVVSVANSSQYGNNAHISPHASITDGLLDVCIIKQFPLFKIPLLAYHMLNGSTDQSEMVEIIQGRDIKIVRPANDAIHIDGEPYFMGKELDISMVPLSLNIITPDEEAPALPGA from the coding sequence TTGTCAAAATCGAATATATTATTTATTATCAACCCGATTTCGGGAGGAAAGGACAAGCTGAAAATTCCAGCATTGATCGATGCACATTTGGATCGGTCCAAATTTAATGCGAATTACAGTTTTACGGAATATGTTGGTCATGCCTCCGAAATTGCAGAGGAAGCGGCCAGCAAAAATTTCGATGTCATTGTAGCCGTTGGGGGAGATGGAACGATCAATGAGATTGGGACCAAGGTGATGCAGCAGAACAAGATCCTTGGGATTCTTCCCTTTGGGTCCGGAAATGGTTTGTCGAGATTTTTAAAGATCCCGATGAACACTGTGCAGGCGATCAAGGTGATCAATGACTTTAAGGTGAGGGTGATCGATACGGCAAGGTTTAACGACAAATGTTTTTTTAATATGGCAGGTATGGGCTTTGATGCACACATCAGCTCAGTATTTGCCGGAAATAAATCGAGGGGCTTATCTGGTTACCTGAAACTCGGATTTAGGGAAATGAGGAATTACAAACCGCAGACTTACCATATATATATAGATGGGCAGGAATATGTTCGCACTGCTTTTGTGGTGAGCGTGGCAAATTCTTCTCAATATGGCAATAATGCACATATCTCTCCTCATGCATCGATTACAGATGGATTGTTAGATGTGTGTATCATTAAGCAGTTTCCACTTTTCAAGATTCCACTATTGGCTTATCACATGCTGAATGGTTCTACTGATCAATCAGAAATGGTCGAAATCATTCAGGGAAGAGACATCAAGATTGTGCGGCCTGCCAATGATGCCATCCACATTGACGGAGAACCTTATTTTATGGGTAAGGAGCTGGACATCTCTATGGTACCTTTGTCTTTAAATATCATTACACCAGATGAAGAAGCGCCAGCGCTTCCTGGTGCTTAA
- a CDS encoding translation initiation factor encodes MKAKKKILNDFGGIMFSTDPSFVYESDQEVDQTPLAANQQDLRVTLDRKNRGGKGVTLVTGFIGSTEELEVLGKMLKSKCGVGGAAKDGEILIQGDFRDKVLLLLQKEGYKVKKSGG; translated from the coding sequence ATGAAAGCGAAAAAGAAAATATTAAATGATTTTGGGGGGATTATGTTTTCTACGGATCCTTCTTTTGTTTATGAATCCGATCAGGAAGTAGATCAAACTCCTTTGGCAGCGAATCAGCAGGACCTTAGGGTGACTTTGGACCGCAAAAACCGTGGCGGTAAAGGCGTGACTTTAGTGACTGGTTTTATCGGAAGTACGGAAGAACTGGAGGTGCTGGGCAAAATGCTGAAATCTAAATGCGGGGTTGGCGGTGCGGCTAAAGATGGAGAAATCTTAATCCAGGGTGATTTCAGGGATAAAGTTTTGTTACTATTGCAGAAAGAAGGTTATAAAGTTAAAAAATCTGGAGGCTAA
- the pckA gene encoding phosphoenolpyruvate carboxykinase (ATP), with amino-acid sequence MSKALTLKPDLGYLNLNSDQALYQLNVSQLVEEALKNGEGTLADTGALAIDTGKFTGRSPKDRFIVCDELTEDSVWWGDINIKFSPEHFDSLLKKVTDHLNQDKFYVRDAYACADESYQTTIRVVTESAYQNLFAHNMFLRLGEEGLPASPEWTIIAAPGFLADPAVDGTRQGNFSLLNFTKKMILIGGSGYTGEIKKGIFSVLNFILPQQRDTLSMHCSANVGKDGDTAIFFGLSGTGKTTLSADPDRGLIGDDEHGWGKDTIFNFEGGCYAKCVDLTEEKEPQIFKAIKFGSLLENINYFPGSREVDFSNVEKTENTRVAYPIHYIDNAILPSIAGVPKNIFFLTADAFGVLPPISKLTPGQAMFHFISGYTAKVAGTEAGVTEPQVTFSACFGKAFLPLHPTKYAELLGEKMKEHNVNVWLVNTGWSGGAYGVGKRMKLSYTRAMISAALKGELENVCYNADPVFGLQIPEACPGVPSEILQPKNTWADQKKYDQKANELSQEFIANFKQFEAFASAEILASFPKVVENAS; translated from the coding sequence ATGAGCAAAGCACTTACGCTTAAGCCGGATTTGGGATATTTGAATTTAAATTCAGATCAGGCCCTATATCAGCTTAATGTATCACAATTGGTTGAAGAGGCCTTAAAAAATGGAGAAGGAACACTTGCCGATACCGGAGCATTGGCAATAGACACGGGTAAATTTACCGGTCGTTCTCCAAAAGACAGATTTATTGTTTGCGATGAGTTGACGGAAGACTCGGTGTGGTGGGGAGACATTAACATTAAATTTAGCCCTGAACATTTTGATTCGCTTCTAAAAAAGGTTACTGATCACCTTAATCAAGACAAATTCTATGTAAGGGATGCTTATGCCTGTGCGGATGAGAGTTATCAAACTACCATCCGTGTGGTGACAGAAAGTGCCTATCAGAACCTGTTTGCCCATAACATGTTTTTAAGGTTGGGCGAGGAAGGCCTGCCTGCAAGCCCGGAATGGACGATTATCGCAGCACCTGGTTTTTTAGCAGACCCAGCTGTAGATGGAACCCGCCAGGGAAACTTCTCTTTATTAAACTTTACTAAAAAAATGATCCTTATTGGTGGTTCCGGATATACTGGTGAAATCAAGAAAGGGATCTTTTCTGTGCTGAACTTCATTTTGCCACAGCAAAGAGATACGCTTTCGATGCATTGTTCTGCAAATGTAGGCAAAGATGGCGATACGGCGATTTTCTTCGGACTGTCTGGAACAGGTAAAACGACGCTTTCTGCGGATCCGGATAGAGGGCTGATCGGTGATGATGAGCATGGCTGGGGTAAAGATACGATCTTTAATTTTGAAGGCGGCTGTTATGCAAAATGTGTGGACCTGACTGAAGAAAAAGAGCCCCAAATTTTTAAAGCCATCAAATTTGGTTCGCTGTTGGAGAACATCAATTATTTTCCGGGCAGCCGCGAAGTTGATTTCAGCAATGTAGAGAAAACGGAGAATACCAGGGTGGCTTATCCAATCCATTATATAGATAATGCGATCCTGCCTTCTATTGCGGGAGTACCTAAAAATATATTTTTTCTGACGGCAGATGCTTTCGGCGTATTGCCGCCAATTTCTAAATTAACACCAGGTCAGGCCATGTTCCATTTTATATCCGGATATACGGCTAAAGTGGCGGGTACAGAAGCAGGGGTGACAGAACCTCAGGTTACTTTCTCGGCTTGTTTTGGAAAAGCCTTTTTACCCTTGCATCCTACTAAATACGCGGAATTGCTGGGAGAAAAGATGAAGGAACATAATGTAAATGTCTGGTTAGTCAATACCGGATGGAGTGGCGGAGCTTACGGTGTCGGGAAACGAATGAAATTATCGTATACCCGCGCTATGATTTCTGCGGCTTTGAAAGGAGAACTGGAAAATGTGTGTTACAACGCAGATCCTGTGTTTGGTTTGCAGATTCCTGAAGCTTGTCCGGGGGTTCCATCAGAAATATTACAACCTAAAAATACCTGGGCAGATCAGAAGAAATATGATCAAAAAGCGAATGAGCTTTCACAGGAGTTTATTGCCAACTTTAAACAGTTTGAAGCTTTCGCGAGTGCTGAAATCCTCGCATCCTTCCCTAAAGTTGTGGAAAACGCCTCTTAA
- a CDS encoding MotA/TolQ/ExbB proton channel family protein: MANAPKPTTVQKESSSSASNLFATLVIPICIIIGICIFKFVLGSRDNFIDGADPDLHETMPKVGNYAGMAYKGGFIVPVLMGMFLMVIVFSIERMIVIGKATGKGSLDAFVKKVQSLLNSNNIEGAMAECDRQQGSVANVIKSGLKKYREMEVEPNMDTDQKCLAIQKDIEEATTLEMPMLEQNLTVIATLVSVGTLTGLLGTVTGMIKAFGGLANSGAPDQAALATGISEALINTATGIGTSTFAIIMYNILTSKIDKLTYAIDEAGFSIIQTYASTHK; this comes from the coding sequence ATGGCAAACGCACCAAAACCAACAACAGTTCAAAAAGAGAGCTCTTCATCTGCTTCAAATTTATTTGCAACATTAGTAATTCCTATCTGTATCATTATCGGTATTTGTATTTTCAAGTTTGTCTTGGGTAGTAGAGATAACTTTATTGACGGCGCAGATCCAGATTTGCATGAGACTATGCCAAAAGTAGGTAACTACGCAGGTATGGCTTACAAAGGTGGTTTTATCGTACCAGTATTAATGGGTATGTTCTTAATGGTTATCGTTTTCTCAATTGAGCGTATGATCGTAATCGGTAAAGCAACTGGTAAAGGTAGCTTAGACGCTTTCGTTAAAAAAGTACAATCACTATTAAACTCGAACAACATCGAAGGAGCTATGGCTGAGTGTGATAGACAACAAGGTTCTGTTGCTAACGTAATCAAGTCTGGTTTGAAAAAATACAGAGAGATGGAAGTTGAGCCAAACATGGATACAGATCAAAAATGTTTAGCGATCCAAAAAGATATCGAAGAAGCAACTACATTAGAGATGCCAATGTTAGAGCAAAACTTAACAGTAATTGCAACATTAGTATCAGTAGGTACATTAACAGGTCTATTAGGAACAGTAACAGGTATGATCAAGGCCTTCGGTGGTTTAGCTAACTCTGGTGCTCCGGATCAGGCTGCATTAGCAACTGGTATTTCTGAGGCTTTGATTAACACAGCTACAGGTATTGGTACTTCTACTTTCGCGATTATCATGTACAACATCTTAACTTCGAAAATCGATAAATTGACTTACGCTATTGATGAAGCAGGTTTCAGCATCATCCAAACTTACGCTTCTACGCATAAATAA